A single Anaeromyxobacter diazotrophicus DNA region contains:
- a CDS encoding ABC transporter ATP-binding protein — translation MRPAPTHAPGPAREAREARGRAAAPSSSSAGDAAPGALASGPIGELRLEGITKRFPGVVACDGISLAVRCGEPLALVGENGAGKSTLMNILAGLYQPDEGRILLDGEPVHFRSPADAYARGVGMVHQNFMLVPNMTVAENVALGMRSLHDGLRLDLALARRRVAEVAEHHELPVNPDAQVWQLSVGEQQRVELVKTLCLGARLLILDEPTSALTPQETDDLLTRLKRMTAELSIIFISHKLQEVKALSDRVTILRHGAVVFNGHTADHSTAELAALMTGREVTVPRNAGGAATGPPILAVRGLRVRGDRGHLALDGLDLELRAGEILGLAGVSGNGQRELADALAGLRPAEAGTIHLDGQDLTGCGPREVIARGMGYVPEDRHHEGIVPSFSIAENLVLKDFATGRFSRGPLLRLGEIARHARALRERFDIRCSSTGVAAGSLSGGNIQKVILARELARRPRALVAVYPTRGVDLGASEFIHRQLLALREASAGILLVSEELEEILNLADRVAVICKGRILAVLPAREATREQLGLLMAGVARA, via the coding sequence ATGCGGCCAGCGCCCACGCACGCCCCCGGGCCGGCGCGCGAGGCGCGCGAGGCGCGGGGGCGCGCCGCCGCGCCGTCCTCTTCCTCGGCCGGGGACGCCGCTCCGGGCGCCCTGGCGTCGGGGCCCATCGGCGAGCTCAGGCTGGAGGGGATCACCAAGCGCTTCCCGGGCGTGGTCGCCTGCGACGGGATCTCGCTCGCGGTGCGGTGCGGGGAGCCGCTCGCGCTGGTGGGCGAGAACGGCGCCGGCAAGTCGACGCTCATGAACATCCTGGCCGGGCTCTACCAGCCGGACGAGGGGCGCATCCTCCTCGACGGCGAGCCGGTCCACTTCCGCTCCCCCGCCGACGCGTACGCCCGCGGCGTGGGGATGGTGCACCAGAACTTCATGCTGGTGCCGAACATGACGGTGGCCGAGAACGTCGCGCTGGGGATGAGATCGCTCCACGACGGGCTGCGGCTCGACCTGGCCCTGGCGCGCCGCCGGGTGGCGGAGGTGGCCGAGCACCACGAGCTGCCGGTGAACCCCGACGCCCAGGTGTGGCAGCTCTCGGTGGGCGAGCAGCAGCGCGTCGAGCTCGTGAAGACGCTCTGCCTCGGCGCGCGGCTCCTCATCCTCGACGAGCCCACCTCCGCGCTCACCCCGCAGGAGACCGACGACCTCCTGACCCGGCTGAAGCGGATGACGGCCGAGCTGTCCATCATCTTCATCAGCCACAAGCTCCAGGAGGTGAAGGCGCTCTCCGACCGCGTCACAATCCTCCGGCACGGCGCGGTGGTCTTCAACGGCCACACCGCCGATCACTCCACCGCCGAGCTGGCGGCGCTCATGACCGGCCGCGAGGTCACGGTCCCGCGCAACGCCGGCGGCGCCGCGACCGGACCGCCCATCCTGGCGGTGCGCGGGCTGCGCGTGCGGGGCGACCGCGGCCACCTCGCCCTCGACGGCCTCGACCTCGAGCTGCGGGCGGGGGAGATCCTGGGGCTGGCGGGGGTGTCGGGCAACGGCCAGCGCGAGCTCGCCGACGCGCTGGCGGGGCTGCGCCCGGCCGAGGCCGGGACCATCCACCTCGACGGTCAGGACCTCACCGGCTGCGGGCCGAGGGAGGTCATCGCCCGCGGCATGGGCTACGTCCCGGAGGACCGGCACCACGAGGGCATCGTCCCCTCCTTCTCCATCGCCGAGAACCTCGTCCTGAAGGACTTCGCCACCGGCCGCTTCAGCCGGGGGCCCCTGCTCCGGCTGGGCGAGATCGCGCGCCACGCGCGCGCGCTCCGCGAGCGCTTCGACATCCGCTGCTCCTCCACCGGGGTCGCCGCCGGCTCGCTCTCGGGCGGCAACATCCAGAAGGTCATCCTGGCGCGCGAGCTGGCGCGCCGGCCGCGTGCCCTGGTGGCCGTGTACCCCACCCGCGGCGTGGACCTGGGCGCGAGCGAGTTCATCCACCGCCAGCTCCTGGCGCTGCGCGAGGCCTCGGCCGGCATCCTGCTCGTCTCGGAGGAGCTGGAGGAGATCCTGAACCTCGCCGACCGCGTGGCCGTCATCTGCAAGGGGCGGATCCTGGCCGTGCTCCCGGCGCGCGAGGCGACGCGGGAGCAGCTGGGCCTGCTCATGGCCGGGGTGGCGCGTGCCTAG
- a CDS encoding ABC transporter permease has translation MYAGAVVLLAALAAAGAGALVLAAIGKSPWATYAVILTGPLQDLFGATEILVRAVPLILVALGIAISFRSGILNIGAEGQLMVGVLAATAVALALPGLPRPALLPLCLAAGAASGALWGGIAGVLRAWLGVNEILSTVMLNYIAAQLYTFLLRGPMIDPDELMTGSGTPQSVRLPRSAWLDRLVPGTRLHAGLLLALALAACVWLLLWRTTLGYRMRAAGAGSKAARYAGIRVERSLLVAMLFAGGFAGLAGAVEVLGVHHRAIEGISSGYGFAGIVVALFGGLHPAGIVPAAVFFGLLLVGADMTQRSAGVPANMILVLQGVIILAIVSARMALRDAYAQERAARLVRRLFPARGATPARAAPGDPAP, from the coding sequence TTGTACGCGGGCGCGGTGGTGCTCCTGGCCGCGCTGGCGGCGGCGGGCGCGGGCGCGCTCGTCCTCGCCGCCATCGGGAAGAGCCCCTGGGCGACCTACGCGGTCATCCTGACCGGGCCGCTGCAGGACCTGTTCGGCGCGACCGAGATCCTGGTCCGCGCGGTGCCGCTCATCCTGGTGGCGCTCGGCATCGCGATCTCCTTCCGGAGCGGGATCCTCAACATCGGCGCCGAGGGGCAGCTCATGGTGGGCGTCCTCGCGGCCACGGCGGTGGCGCTGGCGCTGCCGGGCCTCCCCCGGCCCGCGCTCCTGCCGCTGTGCCTGGCGGCCGGCGCCGCGAGCGGCGCGCTCTGGGGCGGGATCGCCGGGGTGCTGCGGGCGTGGCTCGGGGTGAACGAGATCCTGAGCACGGTGATGCTCAACTACATCGCCGCCCAGCTCTACACCTTCCTCCTGCGCGGGCCGATGATCGACCCGGACGAGCTCATGACCGGCTCGGGCACGCCGCAGTCGGTGCGGCTCCCGCGGTCCGCCTGGCTCGACCGGCTCGTGCCCGGGACGCGGCTCCACGCCGGGCTCCTGCTCGCGCTCGCCCTCGCGGCCTGCGTCTGGCTGCTCCTGTGGCGGACGACGCTCGGCTACCGGATGCGCGCGGCCGGGGCAGGGAGCAAGGCGGCGCGGTACGCCGGCATCCGGGTCGAGCGCTCGCTCCTGGTGGCGATGCTGTTCGCCGGGGGCTTCGCGGGGCTCGCGGGGGCGGTCGAGGTGCTGGGGGTCCACCACCGCGCCATCGAGGGCATCTCCTCCGGGTACGGCTTCGCCGGGATCGTGGTGGCGCTCTTCGGCGGGCTCCACCCGGCCGGCATCGTACCGGCGGCGGTGTTCTTCGGGCTGCTCCTCGTCGGCGCCGACATGACCCAGCGCTCCGCCGGCGTGCCCGCCAACATGATCCTGGTGCTGCAGGGCGTGATCATCCTCGCCATCGTCTCGGCGCGCATGGCGCTGCGAGACGCCTACGCGCAGGAGCGCGCGGCCCGGCTCGTGCGCCGGCTCTTCCCCGCGCGCGGCGCGACGCCGGCGCGCGCGGCCCCGGGCGACCCCGCGCCATGA
- a CDS encoding ABC transporter permease — protein sequence MSLAHLLQDVLSLGVFFSVALLLAALGEMFNQRAGVFNLGCEGIMCMGAFLAFLPPYLVRTGPLAPWANLAGFALAMAAGVLLGLLFAVVTVTFRASQGIAGIGLQMLGWGVAGTLFRSHIGGVTGVEGVAAWRVPGLSRLPLLGPVLFNQNPLVYAAFLAVPASWYLLHRTPWGLRVRAVGTHPRAADSMGISVVRVRYQALALGGAMAGLGGAYLSLCQAKMFADDLVAGRGFIAVALVYFGRWSPWGIVGGALLFSLAQAFQLSLQVGGIKFPYEFAVMLPYALVIVVLALARRSRVVGPAALGKPYDRELRV from the coding sequence ATGAGCCTCGCGCACCTGCTCCAGGACGTCCTCTCGCTGGGGGTGTTCTTCTCGGTGGCGCTGCTGCTCGCGGCGCTGGGGGAGATGTTCAACCAGCGCGCCGGGGTCTTCAACCTCGGGTGCGAGGGCATCATGTGCATGGGGGCGTTCCTCGCCTTCCTGCCGCCCTACCTCGTGCGCACCGGCCCGCTCGCGCCCTGGGCGAACCTCGCCGGCTTCGCCCTCGCGATGGCAGCCGGGGTGCTGCTCGGGCTCCTCTTCGCCGTCGTCACCGTGACCTTCCGCGCCTCGCAGGGCATCGCCGGCATCGGCCTGCAGATGCTGGGCTGGGGCGTGGCGGGCACCCTCTTCCGCAGCCACATCGGCGGCGTCACGGGCGTCGAGGGCGTGGCGGCCTGGCGCGTCCCGGGGCTCTCCCGGCTGCCGCTCCTGGGGCCGGTGCTCTTCAACCAGAACCCGCTCGTCTACGCCGCGTTCCTGGCGGTGCCGGCGAGCTGGTACCTGCTCCACCGCACGCCCTGGGGCCTGCGGGTCCGCGCCGTCGGCACGCACCCGCGCGCGGCGGACTCCATGGGCATCAGCGTCGTGCGAGTGCGGTACCAGGCGCTCGCGCTGGGCGGCGCGATGGCGGGCCTCGGCGGCGCCTACCTGTCGCTCTGCCAGGCGAAGATGTTCGCGGACGACCTCGTCGCCGGGCGCGGCTTCATCGCGGTGGCCCTGGTGTACTTCGGGCGCTGGAGCCCCTGGGGCATCGTCGGCGGAGCCCTGCTCTTCAGCCTGGCGCAGGCCTTCCAGCTCTCGCTCCAGGTGGGCGGGATCAAGTTTCCCTACGAGTTCGCGGTGATGCTGCCGTACGCGCTCGTGATCGTGGTCCTCGCCCTGGCGCGGCGGTCGCGGGTGGTCGGGCCGGCCGCGCTCGGCAAGCCCTACGACCGCGAGCTGCGCGTCTGA
- a CDS encoding YihY/virulence factor BrkB family protein, translating into MRRANAPSAPGQPWRERLRDFFAEEIWAVRVADLKRGQALLYRASRVGYSTVRGFFVSRLTVRAAALTYYSVLSVVPFLAFAFALLKGFGAYASFIETTVRPYLHQTFGGNPALLGSLERILQFVDHTNVSTLGALGLVILVYTCVSLLSSVEDTLNEIWGATTRRSFLRQVTDYVTLLVTTPLLVVAAGAVATAAQSSRFVLFLRDALDLGGVIDFLLQFTSLAVVAVAFFVIYIILPNVRIRPLSAALGAAVAAVLWQLALVLYVRLQVGVSSYNALYSVLSAIPIFLVWTYVSWVVVLVGAQVAASHQNERLVRQRFRARHADQELRETLAVVVAAHVARDFLSGAPASEPAALAELVHVPALTVQEILDALVRAGLLAQAASGRGVRYLPTRDLDRIRVSDVRDALRREAQAERVRAEVERHLEPGLRQVLDAAEEERRGSPLNVTLRELAGRVGGAGVPEPAAAARPGAAPPAAAAMAAAPPRSPPVLDAK; encoded by the coding sequence ATGCGACGCGCGAACGCGCCGTCCGCCCCGGGTCAGCCCTGGCGCGAGCGCCTGCGCGACTTCTTCGCCGAGGAGATCTGGGCGGTCCGCGTGGCGGATCTCAAGCGTGGCCAGGCGCTGCTGTACCGGGCGAGCCGCGTCGGCTACTCGACGGTCCGCGGCTTCTTCGTCAGCCGCCTCACCGTCCGCGCCGCGGCGCTGACGTACTACAGCGTCCTCTCGGTCGTGCCGTTCCTCGCCTTCGCCTTCGCGCTCCTCAAGGGGTTCGGGGCGTACGCCAGCTTCATCGAGACGACGGTGCGGCCGTACCTCCACCAGACCTTCGGCGGCAACCCGGCGCTGCTCGGCTCGCTGGAGCGGATCCTCCAGTTCGTCGACCACACCAACGTGTCGACGCTGGGCGCGCTGGGGCTCGTCATCCTCGTCTACACCTGCGTGAGCCTCCTCTCGAGCGTCGAGGACACGCTGAACGAGATCTGGGGCGCCACCACCCGGCGCTCGTTCCTGCGCCAGGTGACGGACTACGTGACCCTCCTCGTCACCACCCCGCTCCTGGTGGTGGCGGCGGGGGCGGTGGCGACCGCGGCGCAGAGCTCGCGCTTCGTGCTCTTCCTGCGCGACGCGCTCGACCTCGGCGGGGTCATCGACTTCCTGCTGCAGTTCACCTCGCTCGCGGTGGTCGCGGTCGCGTTCTTCGTCATCTACATCATCCTCCCCAACGTGCGGATCCGGCCGCTGTCGGCCGCCCTGGGGGCGGCGGTGGCCGCGGTCCTCTGGCAGCTCGCGCTGGTGCTGTACGTGCGGCTGCAGGTGGGCGTGTCGAGCTACAACGCGCTCTACTCGGTGCTGAGCGCGATCCCGATCTTCCTGGTCTGGACCTACGTCTCGTGGGTGGTGGTGCTGGTGGGGGCGCAGGTCGCCGCGAGCCACCAGAACGAGCGGCTCGTCCGGCAGCGCTTCCGCGCGCGTCACGCCGACCAGGAGCTCCGGGAGACGCTGGCGGTGGTCGTCGCCGCCCACGTCGCGCGGGACTTCCTGTCCGGCGCCCCGGCGAGCGAGCCGGCCGCGCTGGCGGAGCTCGTCCACGTCCCCGCCCTCACCGTGCAGGAGATCCTGGACGCGCTGGTGCGCGCGGGCCTCCTGGCGCAGGCCGCCTCCGGGCGAGGCGTCCGCTACCTCCCGACCCGGGACCTCGACCGGATCCGCGTCAGCGACGTCCGGGACGCGCTCCGGCGCGAGGCGCAGGCGGAGCGGGTCCGGGCCGAGGTGGAGCGGCACCTCGAGCCGGGGCTGCGGCAGGTGCTCGACGCGGCCGAGGAGGAGCGGCGCGGCTCGCCGCTCAACGTGACCCTGCGCGAGCTCGCCGGGAGGGTCGGCGGCGCGGGGGTGCCCGAGCCGGCCGCGGCGGCTCGGCCCGGCGCCGCGCCCCCGGCCGCGGCGGCGATGGCTGCCGCCCCGCCGCGCAGCCCGCCGGTGCTCGACGCGAAGTGA
- a CDS encoding trypsin-like peptidase domain-containing protein: MTASAPQLDLCHACGQQSDSDSGCTRCGANLRVDLWLDAPVPEERARFLAARGLAALGLPGGSFSELKRALASPAVPLAVALPRSAARAAIDVLGRHGIGASARPAGPRPGRAFPSAAIAAIAGGAAALVLAGALLFSSRAPRSAAPPAATPALPQADASPGDPAAGRPAAAAPIPPSAAPAGALTTQELAQRVLGSVAEVSCGGNLGTAFFVAPERAATNAHVVCDKDTPLRLRFQDGSELVGKTVVLEKRLDLAVIEVPGAGAKPLELGDSTALVPGDGIVLVGNPHGLAFTVHEGKVSFVGRNLLGHAYVQVNASVNPGNSGGPLLDGRGRAVGIVSMKVTGADGIGLALPIEYLRPFAAGLSPATPEAQARWQATLDQVQREDAAEVERYRRKYQQPAIVAVGTGEGGLHAMVLRRWPSGPSRLAVTVDVQAGGKTLCTAEGSVTGWEKVEDALEKALRDAPDQPRLVWASENHTLRDVYAGTLPLDLGRCALAEVPASAVLVVRGGDEADSPIRMPKPSDLEASVRFAAAQGRARRASEEQEEARAEADWRGAFRRLRREVGALEARREQLKEAVANSVPTSDPKDPRRQLAEVEGRLAKARDALQDLERQASSASIPRAWRE, encoded by the coding sequence ATGACCGCCAGCGCTCCGCAGCTCGACCTCTGCCACGCCTGCGGCCAGCAGAGCGACTCCGACTCCGGGTGCACGCGCTGCGGCGCGAACCTGCGGGTGGACCTCTGGCTCGACGCTCCGGTGCCGGAGGAGCGCGCGCGCTTCCTGGCGGCGCGAGGGCTCGCGGCGCTGGGCCTACCCGGCGGCAGCTTCTCGGAGCTGAAGCGAGCCCTCGCGAGCCCCGCGGTGCCCCTGGCGGTGGCCCTCCCGAGGTCGGCGGCCCGGGCCGCCATCGACGTGCTGGGGCGCCACGGGATCGGGGCGAGCGCCCGGCCCGCCGGCCCGCGGCCCGGCCGCGCCTTCCCGTCCGCGGCGATCGCGGCCATCGCGGGCGGCGCGGCGGCGCTCGTGCTGGCGGGGGCGCTCCTCTTCTCCTCGCGCGCGCCCCGGTCGGCCGCGCCCCCGGCCGCGACGCCCGCGCTGCCCCAGGCCGACGCGTCGCCGGGCGATCCTGCCGCGGGGCGGCCGGCGGCGGCCGCCCCGATTCCGCCATCCGCGGCGCCCGCGGGAGCGCTCACCACCCAGGAGCTCGCGCAGCGGGTGCTCGGGAGCGTCGCCGAGGTCTCCTGCGGCGGGAACCTCGGCACCGCCTTCTTCGTGGCCCCGGAGCGCGCGGCCACGAACGCCCACGTGGTGTGCGACAAGGACACGCCGCTCCGGCTGCGGTTCCAGGACGGGAGCGAGCTGGTCGGGAAGACGGTCGTCCTCGAGAAGCGCCTCGACCTGGCGGTGATCGAGGTTCCGGGCGCCGGGGCGAAGCCGCTCGAGCTGGGGGACTCCACCGCGCTCGTGCCGGGGGACGGCATCGTGCTGGTCGGCAACCCGCACGGCCTCGCCTTCACCGTGCACGAGGGGAAGGTGAGCTTCGTCGGCCGCAACCTGCTCGGGCACGCCTACGTCCAGGTGAACGCCAGCGTGAACCCGGGCAACAGTGGCGGTCCGCTGCTCGACGGCCGCGGCAGGGCGGTGGGCATCGTCTCGATGAAGGTGACCGGCGCAGACGGCATCGGGCTCGCGCTGCCGATCGAGTACCTCCGCCCGTTCGCGGCGGGGCTGTCGCCGGCGACCCCGGAGGCGCAGGCGCGCTGGCAGGCGACGCTCGACCAGGTGCAGCGCGAGGACGCCGCCGAGGTCGAGCGGTACCGCCGGAAGTACCAGCAGCCGGCGATCGTCGCGGTGGGCACCGGAGAGGGGGGCCTCCACGCCATGGTGCTGCGGCGGTGGCCCAGCGGCCCGAGCCGCCTCGCGGTCACGGTCGACGTCCAGGCGGGTGGCAAGACGCTCTGCACCGCCGAGGGGTCCGTGACGGGGTGGGAGAAGGTCGAGGACGCGCTCGAGAAGGCGCTCCGCGACGCGCCGGACCAGCCGCGGCTGGTCTGGGCCTCCGAGAACCACACGCTGCGCGACGTCTACGCCGGGACCTTGCCCCTCGACCTCGGACGCTGCGCGCTCGCCGAGGTGCCCGCCTCGGCGGTGCTGGTGGTCCGCGGTGGAGACGAGGCGGACTCCCCCATCCGCATGCCGAAGCCCAGCGACCTCGAGGCGAGCGTGCGCTTCGCGGCGGCGCAGGGCCGGGCGCGCCGCGCCAGCGAGGAGCAGGAGGAGGCGCGCGCCGAGGCGGACTGGCGCGGCGCGTTCCGCCGACTCCGGCGCGAGGTCGGCGCGCTCGAGGCCCGGCGGGAGCAGCTGAAGGAGGCCGTCGCGAACTCGGTCCCGACGAGCGACCCGAAGGATCCGCGCCGCCAGCTCGCCGAGGTGGAGGGCCGGCTCGCGAAGGCGCGCGACGCGCTCCAGGACCTCGAGCGGCAGGCGTCTTCCGCGTCCATCCCGCGCGCCTGGCGCGAGTGA
- the draG gene encoding ADP-ribosyl-[dinitrogen reductase] hydrolase, protein MRARAAFHGLALGDALGATVEFLLPHEIRALHGVHREVVGGGWLRLRPGAVTDDTELSLCVARALVERGELSRRAIAERFAAWLTGRPTDVGNTCRRGIRSYLLDGTLEVPPSAGDAGNGAAMRMLPVALFTLGDDALLARCAVAQAHLTHHHPLSDAACLLLGRLVHAACRGEPLAALRALVGRTVAEHPAFRFEPYPGLASGYVVDTLQTVFHHLFSTRSFEETLVATVNQGGDADTTGAIAGMIAGALHGPAGLPPRWLRRLDPRLLAELAALADGLVDLSPLAVRQRAPSP, encoded by the coding sequence CTGCGCGCCCGCGCCGCCTTCCACGGCCTCGCCCTCGGCGACGCGCTGGGCGCGACCGTCGAGTTCCTCCTCCCGCACGAGATCCGGGCCCTCCACGGCGTCCACCGCGAGGTGGTCGGGGGCGGGTGGCTGCGGCTCCGGCCGGGCGCGGTCACCGACGACACCGAGCTGTCGCTCTGCGTCGCGCGCGCGCTCGTCGAGCGCGGCGAGCTCTCGCGCCGCGCCATCGCCGAGCGCTTCGCCGCCTGGCTCACCGGGCGGCCGACCGACGTCGGCAACACCTGCCGCCGCGGGATCCGGTCCTACCTCCTCGACGGCACGCTCGAGGTCCCCCCCAGCGCCGGCGACGCCGGCAACGGCGCCGCCATGCGCATGCTCCCGGTGGCGCTCTTCACCCTGGGCGACGACGCGCTCCTCGCCCGCTGCGCGGTGGCGCAGGCCCACCTCACCCACCACCACCCGCTCTCCGACGCGGCCTGCCTCCTGCTCGGCCGGCTCGTGCACGCCGCCTGCCGGGGGGAGCCGCTCGCCGCCCTGCGCGCCCTCGTCGGCCGGACCGTCGCGGAGCACCCCGCCTTCCGATTCGAGCCCTACCCCGGGCTCGCCAGCGGCTACGTGGTCGACACGCTCCAGACCGTCTTCCACCACCTCTTCTCCACCCGCAGCTTCGAGGAGACGCTCGTCGCCACGGTGAACCAGGGGGGCGACGCAGACACGACCGGCGCCATCGCCGGCATGATCGCGGGGGCGCTCCACGGCCCGGCGGGCCTGCCCCCGCGCTGGCTCCGCCGCCTCGACCCGCGGCTCCTGGCCGAGCTGGCGGCGCTGGCGGACGGGCTGGTGGACCTCTCGCCGCTCGCGGTCAGGCAGCGAGCACCTTCACCCTGA
- a CDS encoding NAD(+)--dinitrogen-reductase ADP-D-ribosyltransferase yields the protein MGEPRDPGTSFNLCNLPPWAIASREFAADPRPIEVQGVRGGNRFLFEMLDGLADPDERARRFDSFVTVKFQLHQWQREATDSARRSLKNSYLRFLRGWGVDSSSVEGAVLKGWVESRMGLPPTWHRGRIDGPDSEAYQGYAADRVRGHARTNAIDSQLDLLYTFTQYELGRRSPGERWLTLWRGVHDVQEHEVLERTGRRDWLVRMNNLSSFTQDRERAWEFGSTVFEARVPVPRVFFASELLPHSILKGEREVLVVGGELRVKVLAA from the coding sequence ATGGGCGAGCCGCGCGACCCGGGCACCTCCTTCAACCTCTGCAACCTGCCGCCGTGGGCCATCGCGTCGCGGGAGTTCGCGGCCGACCCGCGGCCGATCGAGGTCCAGGGCGTCCGCGGGGGAAACCGGTTCCTCTTCGAGATGCTCGATGGCCTCGCCGATCCCGACGAGCGCGCCCGCCGCTTCGACAGCTTCGTCACGGTGAAGTTCCAGCTCCACCAGTGGCAGCGGGAGGCGACCGACAGCGCGCGGCGCAGCCTCAAGAACAGCTACCTGCGCTTCCTGCGCGGCTGGGGTGTGGACTCGAGCTCGGTGGAGGGGGCGGTGCTGAAGGGGTGGGTGGAGAGCCGGATGGGCCTCCCGCCGACCTGGCACCGCGGCCGGATCGACGGGCCGGACTCGGAGGCGTACCAGGGCTACGCCGCCGACCGCGTCCGGGGTCACGCCCGGACCAACGCCATCGACTCCCAGCTCGACCTCCTCTACACGTTCACCCAGTACGAGCTCGGGCGGCGGAGCCCGGGCGAGCGCTGGCTGACCCTGTGGCGCGGCGTCCACGACGTGCAGGAGCACGAGGTGCTGGAGCGGACCGGCCGCCGCGACTGGCTCGTCCGCATGAACAACCTGTCGTCGTTCACGCAGGATCGCGAGCGGGCGTGGGAGTTCGGCTCGACCGTCTTCGAGGCGCGGGTGCCGGTGCCGCGCGTCTTCTTCGCGAGCGAGCTCCTCCCGCACAGCATCCTCAAGGGCGAGCGCGAGGTGCTCGTCGTGGGAGGCGAGCTCAGGGTGAAGGTGCTCGCTGCCTGA
- the nifB gene encoding nitrogenase cofactor biosynthesis protein NifB has translation MTIARARPALPIADLAGAARPAPANCRFGGGCGEPAPLPPEVQAKIANHPCYSEEAHHHFARMHVAVAPACNIQCHYCNRRYDCASESRPGVVSERLTPEQALRKVLAVAAEVPQLSVVGIAGPGDPLANPGPTFETLELVRRAAPDLRLCLSTNGLALPEHVERLAALGVDHVTVTVNMIDAEVGARIHPWVLWRGRKVRGEDGARLLSERQLEGLAALAGRGILCKVNSVLVPGVNGEHLVEVGRTVRRLGAFLHNVMPLLSAPEHGTHYGLTGQRGPTAAELEAVQRACEGGARVMKHCRQCRADAVGLLGQDRHAEFALAALPAAPAADASAARAAHRGAVERARRGEAAARAEALARLAVAAPARAARVAVASKGGGLVNQHFGHAREFLVYDVDRRGARLVGHRKVGQYCAGGDGDDAELEQVLAALSDCRAVLVAKVGRCPRERLAGAGITPVVEHAFQPIEAALLAWFGGLAERERAVGGERALGAP, from the coding sequence ATGACGATCGCGCGCGCCCGCCCAGCCCTTCCGATCGCGGACCTCGCAGGAGCGGCCAGGCCGGCGCCCGCCAACTGCCGGTTCGGCGGCGGGTGCGGGGAGCCGGCGCCGCTTCCGCCGGAGGTGCAGGCGAAGATCGCGAACCACCCCTGCTACAGCGAGGAGGCGCACCATCACTTCGCGCGCATGCACGTGGCGGTCGCGCCGGCGTGCAACATCCAGTGCCACTACTGCAACCGGAGGTACGACTGCGCCAGCGAGAGCCGCCCGGGGGTGGTGAGCGAGCGCCTCACGCCCGAGCAGGCGCTGCGCAAGGTGCTGGCGGTGGCGGCCGAGGTGCCCCAGCTCTCGGTGGTGGGCATCGCCGGCCCCGGCGACCCGCTCGCGAACCCCGGCCCGACGTTCGAGACGCTGGAGCTCGTGCGCCGGGCCGCGCCGGACCTGCGCCTCTGCCTCTCGACCAACGGCCTCGCGCTGCCCGAGCACGTGGAGCGCCTCGCCGCGCTCGGCGTCGATCACGTGACGGTCACGGTCAACATGATCGACGCGGAGGTCGGGGCGCGCATCCACCCGTGGGTGCTGTGGAGGGGCCGCAAGGTGCGGGGGGAGGACGGGGCGCGGCTCCTCTCGGAGCGGCAGCTCGAGGGGCTGGCGGCGCTCGCCGGCCGGGGCATCCTGTGCAAGGTGAACTCGGTGCTCGTGCCGGGCGTGAACGGCGAGCACCTGGTCGAGGTGGGGCGGACCGTCCGGCGGCTCGGGGCCTTCCTCCACAACGTGATGCCGCTCCTCTCCGCGCCGGAGCACGGTACGCACTACGGGCTCACCGGCCAGCGCGGGCCGACGGCGGCCGAGCTGGAGGCGGTGCAGCGCGCCTGCGAGGGCGGGGCGAGGGTGATGAAGCACTGCCGGCAGTGTCGCGCCGACGCGGTGGGGCTCCTCGGGCAGGATCGCCACGCGGAGTTCGCGCTGGCCGCGCTGCCGGCGGCGCCGGCCGCGGACGCGAGCGCCGCGCGGGCGGCGCACCGGGGCGCGGTGGAGCGGGCGCGCCGCGGGGAGGCCGCGGCGCGCGCGGAGGCGCTGGCCCGGCTGGCGGTCGCTGCGCCCGCGCGCGCGGCGCGCGTCGCCGTCGCCAGCAAGGGCGGTGGCCTCGTGAACCAGCACTTCGGGCACGCCCGCGAGTTCCTCGTCTACGACGTGGATCGCCGGGGCGCGCGCCTGGTGGGGCACCGCAAGGTGGGCCAGTACTGCGCGGGCGGCGACGGCGACGACGCGGAGCTGGAGCAGGTCCTGGCCGCCCTCTCCGACTGCCGCGCCGTGCTGGTGGCGAAGGTCGGTCGCTGCCCGCGGGAGCGCCTCGCCGGCGCGGGGATCACCCCGGTGGTGGAGCACGCCTTCCAGCCCATCGAGGCGGCCCTGCTGGCCTGGTTCGGGGGCCTGGCAGAGCGCGAGCGGGCGGTGGGCGGCGAGCGCGCGCTCGGCGCCCCTTGA